A window of Gossypium hirsutum isolate 1008001.06 chromosome D13, Gossypium_hirsutum_v2.1, whole genome shotgun sequence genomic DNA:
attttgttataatcACAAATTACAATATTTAGTACAAAATTTCAGAGCACAAAATCTAAAAGAATCCAAATTATTGATTAAGTATGAGATGagatctaaatataatatttatattagtcCTTTCAAATATGATGACTTCGAGATTTGAACTCAGTTCAATTGTATGAAGAAAATACTCACTATCACTTCTTAGTAAGGTCGAtgttattatatttgatttgcaTTTCGTGCAAAGATCGAGAGTAGGTTTAGGTCCAACTTGAAAAAtggggcttaaaattttgtccaagcttgATCCAAATAAAAAATGCTAAACTCGAGCTCAGCCCGATCTGTATTaaaatttctatattattatatatataaattttaaaaatgtaatacattaaaataaatattttctaacaaattgaaaatacattaattatacttaaataacactaagatagttgcaacttaacaatcaaatgcctctaaaatagtagcacaataaaaaaagagttatacaatatccaaacaataacaaaatagtagcagtaaaacaacaacaaaatattaGCAAATAGTGGAACACCTGTTTAGAAAATGAgtcttattttttgtttaaatctatttttcggctttatatttttattcaaaccctTTCACTTTCCAGACAAAACTTCAAGCGGGTCACCGACCCATGATGATGTCTAGAAGGGAATGGAAAAGTAATAAGAAACTCACATTTGAACACAACAGCAAGATATGTATAACAATTAATTGCAAATTTCAtccctaacttttcaactttttttgcaattaagccctaatgcgtctttgtttttttttgttctatACCCAATTAACCAGCTGTCTGTACCAAGTTTGTCAGCTATACCAAAACTAAGACTATACCAAAAAATTGCAGGTGCCTATTGAAGGTGCCCGAAGTGCCTTTACCAGGTGCTTATATACCAAAAAATATATACCCCAAAACAGTGTAACACAAAAAAGATCCAACAAAAGAATGCATGATATAATGCAATATTCACTTCTTGGGTGCAACAGATTCTTGAGTGCCAATCTCATCTCCAGTTGCCTTTCTCTTCTTGTTCGAGGACTGTGCATCAGATGAATTATTTAGTTCATAAATGCCTCTCCTTGTGCTGATCCCAGACTGTAACAAAAGAAGACAAATGTCAGACCCCAAGATTGGTGGCTTACAAATTATTGTAATAAATTGTCATCACTTACATGGAATGTTTGCTCTCCAGTATTCAAATTGGTGTAGAGACCAATGCCTTCAAATCTACTTGGTCTTCTTCCTCTGTTAGGTCTGGCTGCAGTTGTAGGCATCTTTCCCTTCCCTTTGTCGGCAATTGCAGAAGGGTTTTGAGGTGTCTCTGAAGTAGGTGGAGTATCTGCACAACGAGTTGTGGTCTGTTGCAAAGAACTGCAATTAATTTTAACTTGAACAATACTAGTAAGGAAAGGAATgacaaaaattgaataaataaactATAAAATACCTGAGTAGTTGATGATTTCTTTTGAGGGCATTTCCTTTTGTTATGCCCTAGCTGTCCACCATTTCTATAGTTCATAACTAATCCCCTCATACTCAGCTATCCAGGTTTAAGCTTCTGTGGTTCATCCTTGGCCCTTCTCTTATTTTTCTTGGGCCTCCTAGGCATAACCCTCTCCATTGGAGGCAGAATAGGCTTACCCCAGTTCTCTTCCACCCATGTCACCCATTGATAGGCTGCAATGCATACTGATATGCATTCAAGTAAGTTTCCATGTGGTAGTGTAGTCATTTGGCTCTTTACCAATGTGCCATATGGCACATGTATGTGAGCATGGACTTCATTTTGCAAcctcaaaaatacttttttttaatgaattatatctCTAAACAATCTTATTCTACCTAAGTTAGGAtatgaaaaatttaaataaattaaaaattaatatttttaataatttaatttttaatacttaatttttcaacacttattttttcaacaaatagcttttaatttatcaaacaacactttattcaatttttttttcatttattaatccAATAGACTAATAATGATTCACTCACATGTCTGCCAAATTCCTCATGTTCCTTATTTCTTTTGCCTTTTCTTTTGTGTCTCCAAGCTTCTTGATTCAAATCATGAAGAAAAACACTAactaaattttcatgaaaaattcaagtaaaaactcttctctttctctctctcttccaCCCCATTTTCCCccttctctctctatatatagcAAAAgaatgaattttctttttttttcccctaGATTTTCCACACTTTTcatcatttattcatttatttaattattaaataaattattacaatttaatatttaaaattttaatttaatatcttatatTAATGCCATCAATaatgtctctttttttttctaatttaaattttaaaaataatctttaaTGACAAAATGACTAAGTTACCCTTCAAAATTTCTTTTGTCATATTTAATACATAAAAGGTTAAATAGTCATTTCACTCATTTATTTGACATATGTAATTATTATGTATGCTGATATTATTTTTCCAAGgtataattacaatttaataaCTTTTCTCTTAATGACAACTACACTATAAGTCCCTATGATTTCTTGGCAATTACAATTTATCCTATACCctgatttttattttgtaaatatcaatatattttcaacattatttttatatgcaatgattaattaattttccaaCGTTTATTTTATGGTCAAATTGTATTTTAGTTCTCGCACTTTTACAAAAGttccattttagtcctttatgATAATTCTCTTTTGATACCTACTTTCTTATGTACTTAATTGATCTCTATGATTACTATTTGATTAATATCCTCAATTCTTGAGAATTTGTTACTcttgatat
This region includes:
- the LOC121225541 gene encoding uncharacterized protein; amino-acid sequence: MRGLVMNYRNGGQLGHNKRKCPQKKSSTTQTTTRCADTPPTSETPQNPSAIADKGKGKMPTTAARPNRGRRPSRFEGIGLYTNLNTGEQTFHSGISTRRGIYELNNSSDAQSSNKKRKATGDEIGTQESVAPKK